The DNA region GACCTGCGAGTGAATTACTTCAACAGATGTTGTTCTTTATTGTTGTAAGCTTACTTCTTAAACTATATTTTCTCTATCACTTCAGTTATAATATGTTGTATatccattttgttattttttaagtattttcaaaatttcttttttggttgCTCCCTTGACTCACTAGTTTTTTATGTTCACAATAGTTATTTTCTAAgcaatttttaagttatataaaatttctgtacttatttatttctagtttcatgCCATGGTGGTGAGAATAAATAGccaatatgatttttatcttaaattagaTAGAACTTATCTTGTGGCCTAACACATGATCTATGATGATCTATCATATCTATCCTTGTATGCTTGAGAAGAACATGTATTCTGTGGATGGAATgttgtgtatatttatattataccAGTTTGTAGTGTAGGTCTGATTTTCAgtactggttttttgtttgtatgaTATATCTAAATTGAAACATTACTATCAAAGGGATTGAAGGCTTTTATTATCATGATCTTACATTTTATCTATAGATGgaataattatgtattttaagttGATAAATACTTTACCTTGATTTACATTAAACATTATAATTTCACTCTATCCCTTcccatattttaagttttttatgtcATAgcttaaatctttttaaatgttattaatctcttaaaaatgatttcaaccactctgtaaaatttctattgggcaattatttttctgatttttttaaaaattatttatagataTACTGAAGTTCTGTGAGCTCCCTTAAAGCAATTTAAACTGTGTGCCTGGTagattattgttattaatttccTTATATTCAGATACTGGGAAATTACTAAGATTTTTGTAGAAGTGTGTCCTCTACGTTTTTCATGCATTGTTGTCTTAAGTACACTCCTTGTATTTGCTGGAGCCCTTACCTCTCCAAGACTTCACATTCTGGCTTCAGTGGGAAAGACACTTCCCTATGTGGGAGTGCTATGGCATTGTCAGATAGGCTGAAACTACTGTGATTACCATGAGTGCCCAGCGGTATTGACTCTACTTCCCTCTATAAGTTAAATTGGTGTTGAGGAAGATTACAGGAACCTTCAGTGACTGACAGCATGGAACTTTGCAGTGATGGTGATCTAGGTCTTTATAGAGATGGCTGTTAACATCTTTCCAGACTCCTTGTGTCTTATTAAGGATGTTATGACAGAGATAAGTGCTTCTGGCCCAGCATTTGGCTTCCTGGACCACTTGAGGTGATGGTGGTATGACTGATAGATGGTGTTCTTGAGAAGCCTTGGATTGGAGGCCAGAAGCACAAGCAGTGCTTAGATGTGCATTCTCAGGAGGGGATAATAGTGATACCTAGAACAAGGCACTCCCGTTGCCCATTGGTAATGATATGTGAGGGACAGAGGCTTTTGAAGCAAATAAGGAGCTAGAGAGAAGATCTATAATGGCTCTGGATTCATGTCAGGAACTTTCTCAAAATGGTCACTAAGCTGATGTCTTGGCCACAGGGATAGACACAAAAAATATTGCTTCCAAAATCCAGGGTTTATCTTTCTGCAAAGTATAATCTGATATTTGGAGTCAGAGCATAATTTTATGGAATAGAAATACTGAGATCAGGAAGATGGTAGTAAAATGGCATTATATTAACAGCCTTAAAGACAACTATACAAACTCTCCTGTTAGTGGCTATAGAAAAATATGAGTGACTTTGATGGGGAAGGTCAATGGTCAATTCAGCTTCTGGTTTCTTAGAAGGCACAACATATAATTTGTAACTCAGACAGTATTATTGAGCAAAAGAAATCCAACATTAAGACCATACTGAGTACTGAATCACTCAAACTATACAGAAATTTATGGTATATTTCTGAagattgactttattttattctcatataaAGTTTTATGAGTACGTCATTAAAATGTATACTATGAAATTAAAATGTGTATCTATGTAACAAGGATTattgacaattattttaaaaccacTAAAAAATTATCGATTAAATTTACATTCAAAATGTTATCATATATCTATCTTCTACAATCCTGCTGTTTTGTCTCTCTATATATGACGTAGATAAGTctatttccaaagaaaattttagagatCTGAGCAATATCCCATTTCTCTGTAATTATGCATTTAACCTAAGTATCTTCTTTAGAATGTACAAAACCTCTCCAGAGTTTCCTCATGgctgtcttcatttctttatttcgTAGAGTATAGATAAGTGGATTCAAGATAGGGGTGATGATGGTATAAAATACAGCAAGAAACTTATCCACAGAATGGTTGTTGAAAGGCCAGACATAGATGAAGATGCATGGACCAAAGAAGATCATCACCACTGTGATGTGAGCTGTCAGAGTGGAACGGGCTTTGGATTGCCCAGTAGAAGCATGCCTCCTGATGGTTATAAGGATCACACTGTAGGAGACAAGCAAAATGAGGAAACAACTCATGGAGAGCATGCCACTGTTAGCAACAATGACTATCTGAACAAAATATGTGTCTGTGCATGCAAGTTTGCTAACCAGAGGGAGATCACAGAAAATGCTATCCACCACATTGGGACCACAGAAGGGCAAGTTCACAACAAATGGTACCTGAAGTCCTGCATGAAGGAGACCTATTAACCAAGGAATAATTGCAAGCAAGGTACACACCTTCTTGTTCATAATGGTCATGTAGTGTAAGGGCTTACAAATGGCCACATATCTGTCAAAGGCCATGGAAACCAATAGCACCATTTCATTTCCACCCagtaaatgaagaagaaatatttgagtgaagcaaccaagaaaagaaatagtcTTCTTGTTTTTTACCAAGTTCACGATCATTTTAGGCGTGGCAAAGGAAGCAAGGGTCATATCTACAAAAGATAGATTCCCAAGGAGGAAGTACATGGGAGTGTTCAGATTTGGGGTGAAGAAAACAGTAACTATAATGATTAAGTTACCTAAAACTGTTAACAAATAGATAATTGAAAAGAGTGGAAAGAGAAGAAACTCTATATCCTTGAAGCTTGTCAGTCCCACCAAAATGAATTCTGATACTTGAGTCTGATTTAATACTTCCATGGACTTGATCATATGGCTTGCTCACAGACGACCTGTATAGAGAAAACAGGATTACTTACACCATAGAGTTTGCTAAGTTCTgggaagaatgtggagaaaaatgtgAATACCTGCCCATTGTTGgtggaatataaattagtacagccagtATGataaacaatatggagattcttcaagaaactaaaaacagaatGACCATATGATACAACTATTCTACTACTGGGTATATGTCCAAAGAAAATGAAGCCAGTATGTCAAATACACATCTGTACTCTCATGTTTATTACAGCACTATCCACAATAGCTAAGAAATGGAAAAACCTGCACATCCAtttcaaaaaattacaataaaggATTTTAATATGttcattataaagaaatgataaatgtttatgaTTCAAAACATGTCATGTACCCATAAGTTTGTAATATTATGTTAttagctaaaaataaatttaattcaaaattaaaaggaaaatgtgaagAGATCCTACTGTACCTctgaaatcaaatattttatttgcaaacACATACATTAACTTACAACTAAGTATAATGTTTCGGAAATGAAAGATTGATGGCTGAGATACTACTTAAAGATTTTGTGATCTGAATGAGCTTAGAAAATAGCTCTCTCTGGTATCAAGTGGTGTAATCCTTTAGACTTGATTATCCACTCATATTCTATCCCTCagcaaataaattaattgattgaAAACTGGGGAAACTAAATCAATGTGAAAGCAAGAAACTGAGACAGTGAATAGGACACTCAGTATTGGGGATGCAAGGGTAAGAAAGATGACAGAATGAACAGAGCAGAAACATAATTAAGAATGATTTTAGGGTgatgaatatttaaatagattAACATATTTGTGTAAAATAGATAAAACATGAGATTATACTTAAAATTCAAAAAGGTCTTTGAAGTAAATCATTATGGAAAAAATGgatatacaaaaaagtagaggaaaACAACACAAACACAATGCAGCTCAAACTCAATCTCATAACTTCtacaaaaattaactttaaagTGGTTAATAAACCTAAATGTCTCATTGAAAGCTAAAATCTCTAAGAAATCAAAAacagagagtgtgagagagaacAGGCAAAACTTTGCGTGAGGCAAATACTTTTAGACACAACTTCAAAATTGATGAAATACAAAATTGCATATGTCCTACAGGATGTTGCCTCCCATCTTTCACATAGTTCTCCTGTCTGATAACAAACATATTTACCCCTGCTTGCTGCACCACAGCAGAAGGAGTGTGTAAACCTTCTCtggtgaaaatatttatttttgagttcaaGACTTGAGCTGGTGATTGGGTCCTCTCTAAATTTAAATTGTCAGCAGCGCATTTACTTCAGTTTCTGATTTGAATGCTAAGATATCACCTGAATAGTGTGTCTTACTGGTTTTTGACCACAGCATTGTTGCAGAACTCTGCTGGTCAGACACCCCTGTGTAGCCAAGTGGGTCTAAGTCCTCTGTCAACCCTGGAATGGGACAGAAACTAAAGATTTCCAGAGCACACAGGCATGGAATTCACACTTTGTCTGGTTAAGGAGGAGTCTCCTTTCCTGATCAAATGTTTCCTGGTTGCCTTTGTGAAGTTGGACTCCCACTGTGCTATCTGATTCTGACCAATTCAGGAGACCTTGGGTCTCCCTAACCTCCAAGGGAATGTGTTGTATAGTAGATGGAGCCAGGAACtaataatttatttctgaaacttaTGTCAGATTTTAGATTCCATCACTCCTCTTCTCACCAGGATGTCCCGCTGAAACTCCCCCCTACAAACACTGCTTCTCTTTATCAGCCTCCTTACCTGTTCTCCTCACTTCTCTGAGTGAATGACAAGGCTCAAACTTTTCCTGATTTTCACCTACTCAGTCCTTCCAGGTCtccattttcatcattttctctcCAGGCTGACTTACTTTGAAGAAAGTGGGTGTGGAATCCTTGCTCTTCCCACTATGGAGAGAAATTGGGAACGACACTGAGCAGCTCACACAACAGAAGGgagccaaggctcagagaggggaggGAATTATTGGTGGAGTCATGGAAGTAAAGCTGAATTCTAGATCTTCTAACTTCTGTGCTTCCTGCAGGCTGTAAGAGGTGTGTAGGACAGGTCTGCACTTCTTGTTTAGCACATCTTTGTGTTTCCTAAGCTCTTCATTCTTCCCAACTTCTTGGCAAAAGTTCTTTAATTGGAGCAGTTTCTCTCCTGAACTGGATGGAGCCTAATCCAACAaggataataacaaaataaaattccaacTAGAACTTCTGCCTAGGAATAGCGATTCTCAGAATCTCTGAAATTAGCAAGAGTCCTTGAGAGTTGGCTATGTAATAGCAGCCCAGCTCTCTCCATAAAGCATTTAGAAAGAAAGATTTCAGAAAATGCAAGTCCCTCCTAAGAAGAAACACATATGTGCCAATCAGTGAGCTATCCTTTGCTTTTCTAACTCATGCTACTCATGCACAAATTCTAAATTGAGACATTCTCAGTGGCACATTTCCTAACACACTGAGTCAGAATTGATAATTCTCTCTTCTGTGTTTCCAAAGCACTACCTGATATACCTAGCCTAGTTATCTCATTGATAAGAAGCCAGCTTGTCACTAGTTATGgaggattcatttctgttttctgtaaaaatattaggatgtctgtatggcctggccattagttgatgttgtaaagctgattggaatgccttcccgtgccctgaactcacccatgtccgGTTTTCCCTCACCAGATgacaaccctttcctaaaccttagtgacgcttcataaattctggccttccctggctggataacgaccctctctgagtctctaagatctccataaattctgatgccggggccagcaaaaatgtaaactcgtgttatgctcctcagagtgttgttatctgtaacccccctttgtgtaactttttgggctataaaactgggccGCAAAGAAGCCTTGCCgctgtccttggctcccacgaTTTTGATGGGCAAGGCAGCccagccggtcgaaataataagcttgctttaatttgattttaattggagtcagtggtcttttcttgcatcatGGTCTAACACTACCCTTACAATCTGTATGCAgttgtttttatgtatttctttctcctttcgatttttgtaaatcttttgatatattattattGGCATATTAGCACCTAGGACGTGTGTGACATATAACAAAGGCTCAACATTTTTTCCTCAAtgataataaatgtatttatacattAATATTATTATGTGCCAACCCCTTTACTATGAACTTCTTGAAAATCTTATCATTAGCTTTTACTGCTACTGTTCTAATCCCCagtaaataacacacacacacacacaaacacacacaaaaatctgtttttaattcttcttttggaAAACTTTTCAGAATTTCTGCAGTGTTTTCTAAAACCTGAGATTCTACCTTTTACATATCAGGTCACAACACATTTATTGAACAATTGCGATTGTATATGAGCTCTAATAGGCAAATGCACCGACTTTAATGCTAACGATGCCTTCTTACCAGTTCAGATACAGGAAACACAATTCTAGCGGGGAATCGAGATGGTCATCAGCCTTCTGAATTCAGAATTCCATAATAAAGTACAGCTCATTGGATTATATAAACTCTAAACTTCAGACCTCCTAATATAGTCTTTTAGAATTAGGTAGTGGCCAGTAAGTGCCAGAAAACTCTGCAAACTCTCAATAGGTGATTCTTATGGGAATTTGGTTAGTTGAGGGAATAATGCTTCAGAGCTACAAAGTACTTGTCTAGTCTTTAAACATTAATGATAGTTTGAATATGCAGATGCAGTTGGTCATACTAGAGAGACTGAAGAAGGATTTTTGAGCTGAtgacttctttttatctttctcttatcCAAGCTATCTGTAGAATCATtactttttcattcttcattattgAATAATGAGATTAAGCTAAAAGTGTATGAGATGAGAACATGCTGAGGTGGGACCTTAGGACTATATTCGGGTGTTAAAAATGTCACCTTTGTTGttcaacaattactaatagggcattatgtaaaattgtggatgtgtaactgacgtgattctgcaatctgcatttggggtaaaattgggagttcataacccacttcaatctaatgtatgaaatatgatatgtcaagagctttgtaatgttgtgaacaaccaataaaaaaaaatgtcaccttTGCCACAAGGTACCACAAAGGTGGTTACACTTTACTAAGGGGATAGGAATACACAGTAGTAGGGGTAGGGGTTATGAAAGGAGAGAGGACATTCAGAGGGATACAAGGCAGCAGAGAATGTATCTTCTGCAGAACAGCATATGCGGGTTTGGAGTTTAATCATTACACTGTACCTATAAGCGACCATTTCTCAGTGCCTTAAGCTTTTGTTAGTTCCATTCCTCTTCTGGACAATTAGTCAGATAATACTTAAAGCAAATGTTTGTTGAGTGCCACTCTATGCCAGTCACTAGGCTAACATAAGGTACACAAATGCAGAAACATGCCTCTATCCCTTTAGGAGCTGATAGTCTAGTGAAAATAAATAGCCTATGCACAAAGAGCTTTCTGTATAATAGGTATGGGGTCCACCTCTTATTATAATTCCCTCCTTTAGTCCTCACATGGAACTAATATGAATGTGTTTGTTTATGTGATTATCATTACTgctattattagtagtagttgATAAATGAttgaattttcattgtttttataattatctcaagatgagaaaaatttattaaatttagtaAATTTACTAAGATAATTAATTTTCCCTGGCTTATCACAAATAATAATCTATTCTGTTACAAAAGTCAATGTTTCTTAGCCTGTATTTCATACAATGTCTTTACAACAATTgaataaattgaataattttttctGCTAATACCTGCTCTAAAAATCTTTAGATGTATACAAAACTGTAAATCTGTCCAGTTTCAGGACACCTTCAACAACTTATTCCTGTCTAGCCTGGTTGCAAGGGATTTGAGTTGTTTGCCATCCCAGTTTTtactttatatgaaaaaaaaaaatgaagactaagTAAAGCAATAGTGGAAATTGCAGGTTACTGTAAGAAAATTGCAGGAAACAACATAATCCACTTAATTCACATGGGTAGTTTGTATAGTTTTAATAATGGGGGTAGGGAGATAAATGCACACTTTTATGCCATTATTCTTGcttattattttagttatcaCATTAGTCCCTCTCAGTAACCAAATAAGAGATGGAAAATGTAAAAAGATGTTGTAACTGTAAAGCTTTTAGGTACAGACAATGAAATCTAACTGGCTACTTTTACTTGGAAGGACTAATGGACCTTTTGAAAGATGATGAAATATATGGAAATACCAGGAATCAGATCTTTATGAGATTATAGAATTATGCACAGCTGTATGAAGAGCACTGCTTTCACTGTTGATTGCATGTTCAATCTGTCCGTGGTACCACAGGCAAAATACCACTTAAATTGCCAACCTTACAAACACAGGGACTGATGCTAATTCTAACAAAGTTAGTTTCCATTCCCAGACATTACATATGTCTTCCACAGGAAGATACCTCTAAATATCAAA from Ictidomys tridecemlineatus isolate mIctTri1 chromosome 5, mIctTri1.hap1, whole genome shotgun sequence includes:
- the LOC101966008 gene encoding olfactory receptor 4K17, giving the protein MIKSMEVLNQTQVSEFILVGLTSFKDIEFLLFPLFSIIYLLTVLGNLIIIVTVFFTPNLNTPMYFLLGNLSFVDMTLASFATPKMIVNLVKNKKTISFLGCFTQIFLLHLLGGNEMVLLVSMAFDRYVAICKPLHYMTIMNKKVCTLLAIIPWLIGLLHAGLQVPFVVNLPFCGPNVVDSIFCDLPLVSKLACTDTYFVQIVIVANSGMLSMSCFLILLVSYSVILITIRRHASTGQSKARSTLTAHITVVMIFFGPCIFIYVWPFNNHSVDKFLAVFYTIITPILNPLIYTLRNKEMKTAMRKLWRGFVHSKEDT